The Mucilaginibacter gracilis genomic interval TCGGTTCGCTGTTGGTTTCGGGCATCGGCTGATCTGTTCGGCTAAGGATTGAAACGTTTATAAACGATTAAATAACAGGGTTTTCTAATTTTTGATTGCAGGGAGTGGCAATTTTGTAGGGTACACCAACAATACATACCATGGAAGCAGTTAAAACAAGATTTCCGACGCTGGCGAGCGAGACGTTTAGCCACGGGAGGAAGCATTATTTTATTGATGTAAAGAAAGCAGCGAACGATACGCATTTTGTACTGATCACATCGAGCGAACAGTTTCAGAATGACCCGACGCGTTACCGGCGGACGATCCAGCTTTGGGAGGAAGACCTGGCGATGTTCGTGGAGGCTTTGGCGATGGTGCTGGGGCGGCTGGCTTATGGCGACCTGACACCCGCAGAGCCGAAGCTGAAAGTGGTCGAAGATGTGAAAGGGGTCAAAGCTTTGCCGGTATACGACCGGCCACGGGAAAAGCTGCATGCGCTGGGCGCGGGTTCACTGAGCAACGCTGAATTGCTGGCGATCCTGCTTTGTACGGGTAGTTCGGAACTGTCGGTGCTTGACCTGTGTAAGCGGATTATGAAATCAGTAAAGGATGAGCCGGCGCGTTTGCTATCGCGGACTGCAGAAGACTTCTGCAGATTTCCGGGCGTGGGTGTGGCTAAAGCCGCTACGCTGATGGCATCACTGGAATTGGGACGGCGGGCATTCCTATCCGCTAAGGATTAAGTTTTTGGGCATGCGAAGGTAGCGCCGCCCTAACCGCTTTATCAAGGGTATATGAACCGCGGCGCTGCCGCGGCCCTTGACAAAGCGGCGGGCGGCGCTGTAGGGCAATAAAAACTTAATACTTAGCTTATGGAAAAGTTTGCATTAACCCTTCAGTCCCAACCTGCCATAGATGCTTATCTGGCGGAGCATCACCTGATGCCTTATGAAAAAGGAATCCTTTCAGAGATCGTTTCGGCAATTTCCGGTGGTGATGCTGAAAAAATAAAATGGTTTGCCGGTTTCGGTGATTGTTTCCGGGCGATCACCATGAATTTAAACGAGCACCGCCATGCCCTGGAGTTCGGCTTTACCGATATTGCCTTTAATGAGTACGGATGGTTTGCCGCACCAAAATTTCTGGAACGTGAGGATATTAAGCTGGAACAAAGCGAAGTGCGAATCGGCTGCGGGCCGAATGGGCTTTGGGCCTATGCCCTGAGTTGTAACTACGGCACTGCCGGGAGCAGCGGGCCGCTTTGTGTATTTTGTAAAAAGTTTAATTCCCGGGACGAAGCGCTTGAAACAGCGTTGAATGACATGAAAGCGCAGATGACCAAATATTTGGGCAACCCGGATACCTGCAATTACAAGCAGGATGTCTTGCAAAAGACGCTGAAAGCGATCGCTGCTTTAGAGGTGAGCCGGGTACAGTTATCGCTGTTTTAAAGTATCCTGA includes:
- a CDS encoding UPF0758 domain-containing protein, yielding MEAVKTRFPTLASETFSHGRKHYFIDVKKAANDTHFVLITSSEQFQNDPTRYRRTIQLWEEDLAMFVEALAMVLGRLAYGDLTPAEPKLKVVEDVKGVKALPVYDRPREKLHALGAGSLSNAELLAILLCTGSSELSVLDLCKRIMKSVKDEPARLLSRTAEDFCRFPGVGVAKAATLMASLELGRRAFLSAKD